One segment of Terriglobales bacterium DNA contains the following:
- the rpsI gene encoding 30S ribosomal protein S9, with protein MAETVQYYGTGRRKSSVARVFLRPGTGDFTVNGRAFDQYFVTDSQRGAAKQPLVSSETAATFNVVANVSGGGINGQADAVRMGIARALLVFNAEFRKKLKAEGFLSRDSRGKERKKYGQKGARKRFQFSKR; from the coding sequence ATGGCAGAAACGGTTCAATACTATGGCACGGGACGGCGCAAATCCAGCGTCGCGCGGGTTTTCCTGCGTCCCGGCACGGGCGATTTCACGGTGAACGGCCGTGCTTTCGATCAATATTTTGTGACGGATTCGCAGCGTGGCGCGGCCAAGCAGCCGCTGGTCTCGAGCGAAACCGCCGCCACGTTTAATGTGGTGGCCAATGTTTCCGGCGGCGGCATTAACGGCCAGGCCGACGCAGTTCGCATGGGCATTGCCCGTGCGTTGCTCGTGTTCAACGCTGAATTCCGCAAAAAGCTGAAGGCCGAAGGGTTTCTCTCGCGCGACTCGCGCGGCAAGGAGCGCAAGAAGTACGGGCAGAAGGGCGCCCGCAAGCGCTTCCAGTTCTCCAAGCGCTAA
- the tsf gene encoding translation elongation factor Ts: MGTSTMNISAALVKELRDKTGAPMMDCKQALTESKGDIEGAIIHLRKRGIATAAKKAARVTSEGSVTSYIHAGGKIGVLLEVNCESDFVARNEHFQELVHDIAMHIAASDPKFVRREDVTAADFEREKEIYRAQAAATGKPANVVEKIVEGKMSKFYEEVCLLDQPFIKDQTISVGQLIATTIGKLGENISVRRFARFKVGDVGETIAITKPAPEAEEK; encoded by the coding sequence ATGGGTACGAGTACCATGAATATTTCCGCCGCCCTGGTAAAAGAGCTTCGCGACAAAACCGGAGCTCCCATGATGGATTGCAAGCAAGCGCTCACCGAATCCAAGGGTGACATTGAAGGCGCCATCATACATCTGCGCAAGAGAGGCATTGCTACTGCGGCCAAGAAGGCGGCCCGCGTGACCAGCGAAGGCTCCGTCACCAGCTACATTCATGCTGGAGGCAAGATCGGAGTGTTGCTTGAGGTCAACTGCGAGAGCGACTTCGTAGCGCGCAACGAACACTTCCAGGAGCTGGTGCACGATATTGCCATGCACATCGCCGCCAGCGATCCCAAGTTCGTTCGCCGGGAAGATGTGACCGCCGCCGATTTCGAGCGTGAAAAAGAAATCTATCGCGCGCAGGCGGCTGCTACCGGCAAACCGGCCAACGTGGTGGAAAAGATCGTCGAAGGCAAGATGTCGAAGTTTTATGAAGAGGTCTGCCTGCTCGATCAGCCCTTTATCAAGGACCAGACCATCTCCGTCGGCCAGCTCATTGCCACCACGATCGGCAAGCTGGGCGAAAACATCTCCGTACGTCGCTTTGCCCGTTTCAAGGTTGGTGACGTTGGCGAGACTATCGCTATTACCAAGCCGGCGCCCGAAGCTGAAGAGAAGTAA
- the rplM gene encoding 50S ribosomal protein L13, giving the protein MSTYFPGEGEIARKWYVVDADGQTLGRLAARVARILTGKENAAYTPFLDTGDHVVVINAEKIRVTGLKSEQKMYHHYTGYPGGLRSEQLRKRIIRKPEAVVEGAILGMLPKSKLGRAMASKLKVYRGDKHPHAAQKPQALKLA; this is encoded by the coding sequence ATGTCTACGTATTTCCCCGGAGAGGGCGAAATCGCGCGCAAGTGGTATGTGGTGGATGCCGATGGGCAAACCCTCGGCCGTCTGGCCGCTCGCGTGGCGCGCATCCTTACCGGCAAAGAGAATGCTGCTTATACGCCTTTTCTGGATACCGGCGACCATGTGGTCGTTATTAACGCGGAAAAAATCCGCGTCACCGGGCTCAAGAGCGAGCAGAAGATGTACCACCACTACACCGGCTATCCTGGCGGCTTGAGATCAGAGCAGCTCCGCAAGCGCATTATCCGCAAGCCCGAGGCGGTTGTGGAAGGAGCCATTTTGGGAATGCTGCCCAAATCGAAACTGGGACGCGCCATGGCTTCGAAGCTAAAAGTTTATCGTGGTGACAAACATCCCCACGCGGCGCAGAAGCCTCAAGCTCTGAAGCTGGCATAA
- a CDS encoding CDP-alcohol phosphatidyltransferase family protein yields MTWTHAFGRACRVLLHAIVRGLALTRISPNVLTFLGLVINIGAAVLFGLANAENYQRMFFYAGLVIIGAGIFDMVDGRVARATNQVTTFGAFFDSVIDRYSDVALFFGLLVYYARANRFFYVVMVAFVMVSSVMVSYTRARAESLISTCKVGFMERPERIVLVIIGALFNRWGTMAPCLWVIAVLSTITVIHRIRFTYQQTKIMDATRLNIEAEADADHVTSVVGK; encoded by the coding sequence ATGACCTGGACCCACGCCTTCGGACGAGCCTGCCGCGTGCTTTTGCACGCTATCGTTCGTGGTCTGGCCCTGACCCGCATCTCTCCTAACGTCCTCACATTTCTTGGGCTGGTCATCAACATCGGCGCAGCGGTCCTGTTCGGCCTGGCCAATGCTGAAAATTACCAGCGCATGTTTTTCTATGCCGGTCTGGTCATCATCGGCGCCGGCATCTTTGACATGGTGGATGGCCGGGTCGCCCGCGCCACCAACCAGGTCACCACCTTCGGGGCTTTCTTCGATTCCGTCATTGACCGCTACAGCGACGTCGCTCTTTTCTTCGGGCTGCTCGTCTACTACGCCCGCGCCAACCGCTTCTTTTATGTGGTCATGGTGGCTTTCGTCATGGTCAGCTCCGTGATGGTCAGCTATACCCGCGCCCGCGCCGAATCGCTCATCAGCACCTGCAAGGTAGGATTCATGGAGCGGCCTGAGCGCATTGTCCTGGTCATCATCGGCGCACTCTTCAATCGCTGGGGAACCATGGCGCCCTGTCTGTGGGTGATCGCCGTGCTCTCGACCATTACCGTCATCCATCGCATCCGCTTCACCTATCAGCAAACCAAAATCATGGATGCCACCCGCCTCAACATTGAAGCCGAAGCCGATGCCGATCACGTAACTTCTGTAGTTGGTAAATAG
- the frr gene encoding ribosome recycling factor, whose amino-acid sequence MAQMVSIPALKEVYVQLKTRMEKAVEDFRREMAAVRTGRATVNMLDTVKVDYYGSLMPVNQIAQVHAADAQLITVTPFDPSAMAEIEKAIRSADLGLNPMNDGKMIRIPVPPLTEERRKEMVKHLHKILEEHRTAIRNIRRDGNDQIKKALKDKKISEDDERRSLEEIQKLTDDEIKKMEEMSKTKEKEVMEIK is encoded by the coding sequence ATGGCACAGATGGTAAGTATCCCCGCATTAAAAGAAGTGTATGTGCAGCTCAAGACCCGCATGGAAAAAGCCGTGGAAGACTTCCGCCGCGAAATGGCGGCGGTGCGCACCGGCCGCGCCACCGTGAATATGCTCGATACGGTGAAGGTGGATTACTACGGCTCCCTGATGCCCGTGAACCAGATTGCCCAGGTCCACGCCGCCGATGCCCAGCTCATTACGGTGACGCCCTTTGACCCCAGCGCCATGGCGGAGATCGAAAAAGCCATCCGCAGCGCCGATCTGGGATTGAACCCCATGAACGACGGCAAAATGATCCGCATCCCGGTGCCGCCGCTCACCGAGGAGCGCCGCAAGGAGATGGTCAAGCACCTGCATAAAATTCTGGAAGAGCACCGCACCGCCATCCGCAACATCCGTCGCGACGGCAACGATCAGATCAAGAAGGCCCTGAAAGATAAAAAGATTTCCGAAGATGATGAGCGCCGCTCGCTCGAAGAGATCCAAAAGCTCACCGACGACGAGATCAAGAAGATGGAAGAGATGAGCAAGACCAAGGAAAAAGAAGTCATGGAGATTAAGTAA
- a CDS encoding energy transducer TonB — protein sequence MQSRIPVLAVLVLAFIPLQADEAKDLQKHLQERFLKKVLLIRNFYGGDHLTFDSQGALVKGDKTVGYKGCWCAAQFQIEKVEVKKDKLILRGPRIVGEYDNKKKEFSKLIRQGTNLQLDIEFGSTQMDEPTILGVFQKVFFTRDDDLDKLIPDAWRAADFDPAAHEVTRVKKDGASEKENVSAPKSIHTPDPEYSEDARRAGIAGDVILWLVVDEKGKVVRIRVVRCLGSGLDGSAVQAVSEWTFEPAMRNGEPVAVQLNVDVTFHLYH from the coding sequence ATGCAATCTCGGATACCTGTTCTGGCAGTGCTTGTCCTGGCTTTTATCCCGCTTCAGGCCGACGAGGCCAAAGATTTGCAAAAACATTTGCAAGAGAGGTTTCTGAAGAAAGTACTCCTGATCCGCAATTTTTATGGTGGCGACCACCTGACCTTCGATTCCCAGGGCGCCTTGGTCAAAGGGGATAAGACGGTCGGCTACAAGGGGTGCTGGTGTGCTGCCCAGTTCCAGATTGAGAAGGTTGAGGTCAAGAAAGACAAACTTATTCTTCGCGGACCGCGCATCGTTGGTGAGTACGACAACAAGAAAAAAGAATTCTCAAAGCTTATCCGCCAGGGCACGAACCTGCAGCTCGATATCGAGTTCGGTTCCACCCAGATGGATGAGCCAACCATCCTTGGGGTTTTTCAAAAAGTATTTTTTACCCGGGATGATGATTTAGACAAGTTGATCCCAGATGCATGGCGGGCCGCTGATTTCGATCCTGCGGCACATGAAGTAACCAGGGTAAAAAAAGACGGCGCTTCAGAAAAAGAAAATGTTAGTGCGCCTAAGTCCATTCATACGCCCGACCCGGAATATTCAGAAGACGCACGAAGAGCCGGAATTGCAGGTGATGTCATACTATGGCTGGTAGTTGATGAAAAAGGAAAAGTGGTGCGCATCCGGGTTGTTCGATGTTTAGGCTCGGGGTTGGACGGAAGCGCCGTGCAAGCAGTTTCCGAATGGACTTTCGAGCCCGCCATGAGAAACGGCGAACCCGTCGCAGTACAACTCAATGTTGACGTTACTTTTCATCTTTACCATTAA
- the rpsB gene encoding 30S ribosomal protein S2, giving the protein MATITMKELLEAGVHFGHQTKRWNPKMKEYIFGERNGIYIIDLQKTLKMFKDASKYVQDAAAEGKIILFVGTKRQAQEAISEEATKCGMFYVNNRWLGGLLTNWVTVQKSVKRLKELDEMATDGRYDLLPKKEVIKLERERKHLQANLAGIKNMNRLPDILFVVDSNKEQIAVKEARKLGIPVVAVVDTNCDPTEVDMVIPGNDDALRAIRLFTSKVSESIAEGVQTGMKSGELAALAEGQAAEAGSEAAPVSYDEEGKEYPGEPSEIAVGAQPDADNISMEEVLEQTASKGRKLPAAAAPVEPVEAGPDQVESRTL; this is encoded by the coding sequence TTGGCGACAATTACCATGAAAGAACTGCTCGAAGCGGGCGTCCACTTTGGGCATCAAACCAAGCGCTGGAATCCCAAGATGAAGGAATACATCTTCGGCGAGCGCAATGGCATTTACATCATTGACCTGCAGAAGACGCTGAAGATGTTCAAAGATGCGTCCAAGTATGTGCAGGATGCGGCCGCCGAAGGCAAGATCATTCTTTTTGTCGGCACCAAGCGTCAGGCGCAGGAAGCGATCTCCGAAGAGGCCACCAAGTGCGGCATGTTCTACGTGAACAACCGCTGGCTGGGGGGCCTGCTTACCAACTGGGTGACCGTGCAAAAGTCGGTCAAGCGGCTCAAGGAACTCGACGAGATGGCCACCGATGGCCGTTACGACCTGCTCCCCAAGAAAGAAGTCATCAAGCTGGAGCGCGAGCGTAAGCACCTGCAGGCCAACCTGGCGGGCATCAAGAACATGAACCGCCTGCCCGATATCCTGTTCGTGGTTGACTCCAACAAAGAGCAGATCGCGGTCAAGGAAGCGCGCAAGCTGGGCATTCCGGTCGTCGCCGTGGTGGATACCAATTGCGACCCGACCGAAGTGGATATGGTCATCCCCGGTAACGATGACGCGCTGCGTGCCATACGGTTGTTTACTTCTAAGGTTTCTGAGTCTATCGCCGAGGGCGTGCAGACTGGCATGAAATCCGGCGAATTGGCTGCGCTTGCCGAGGGTCAGGCTGCTGAAGCTGGTTCCGAAGCTGCTCCCGTCTCCTACGATGAGGAAGGGAAGGAGTATCCCGGCGAACCCAGCGAAATTGCAGTGGGTGCGCAGCCCGATGCCGACAACATCAGTATGGAAGAGGTCCTGGAACAGACTGCCTCCAAAGGGCGCAAGCTCCCTGCAGCAGCGGCCCCGGTAGAACCGGTTGAAGCCGGCCCTGACCAGGTTGAATCGCGCACGCTGTAA
- the pyrH gene encoding UMP kinase translates to MKISGEALAAKQGFGVDVTRIHEVAGEIREVHSLGVEIAIVVGGGNFFRGVAEQARDMDRVSADHMGMLATVINALALQDALEKQQVYTRVMTAIEMNQVAEPFIRRRAIRHLEKGRVVIFAAGTGSPYFSTDTAASLRAMEIKADAILKATKVEGIYDADPNLVKDAIMFDKITYLEFLKRGLKVMDSTAISMCKDNSLPIVIFNLNKHGNIRRVVTGEKVGSLVIA, encoded by the coding sequence TTGAAGATTTCCGGCGAGGCCCTGGCCGCCAAACAAGGCTTTGGTGTTGACGTCACCCGTATTCACGAAGTCGCCGGCGAGATCAGAGAGGTACATAGCCTGGGCGTGGAAATTGCAATTGTGGTTGGAGGCGGAAACTTTTTCCGCGGCGTGGCCGAGCAGGCGCGCGACATGGACCGCGTCTCGGCCGACCATATGGGCATGCTGGCCACGGTCATCAACGCCCTTGCCCTGCAGGACGCTCTGGAAAAGCAACAGGTCTATACCCGCGTCATGACCGCCATTGAGATGAACCAGGTCGCCGAGCCTTTCATCCGGCGCCGGGCCATTCGGCACCTTGAAAAAGGACGAGTCGTTATCTTTGCCGCTGGCACCGGCAGCCCGTATTTTTCCACCGATACCGCCGCCTCGCTGCGTGCCATGGAAATCAAGGCTGACGCTATTCTGAAGGCCACCAAGGTTGAGGGCATCTACGACGCCGATCCCAACCTGGTGAAAGATGCCATCATGTTTGACAAGATCACCTATCTCGAATTCCTCAAGCGCGGTCTCAAGGTCATGGATTCCACCGCCATCAGCATGTGCAAAGACAATAGTCTGCCCATCGTGATCTTCAATCTGAACAAGCACGGCAACATCCGCCGCGTGGTAACCGGAGAGAAGGTAGGCTCGCTGGTCATCGCGTAG
- a CDS encoding queuosine precursor transporter: MRLSSLLNISATQRRLSSFRLYDLLVHVFVVILLISNIVAPKICAFGPFRLSGAQLLFPLTYIFGDIFTEVYGYAGSRRAIWLGFFSSALLALMSFIVVRLPPAPEFHSQAALATVLNPITRVLAASLIAFWGGEFVNSYVLAKMKLFTKGRWLWTRTVGSTVAGQAVDTILVIVVLFYGKYSWLLMGKLIVSGYLFKVTYEVLATPLTYWVVNSLKRAEGVDVYDRGTNFNPFGKEQVKESQEATA, translated from the coding sequence ATGCGCTTATCATCGCTCCTCAATATTTCTGCCACGCAGCGCCGCCTGAGTTCTTTCCGTTTGTACGACTTGCTGGTGCACGTGTTCGTAGTCATCCTGCTGATCTCGAATATCGTCGCTCCCAAGATTTGCGCCTTCGGCCCGTTCCGCCTCAGCGGGGCGCAGTTATTGTTTCCGCTGACCTACATCTTCGGCGACATCTTTACTGAGGTCTACGGATACGCTGGCTCGCGCCGCGCCATCTGGCTGGGTTTCTTTTCTTCGGCCCTGCTGGCGCTTATGAGCTTTATTGTGGTGCGCCTTCCCCCGGCGCCGGAGTTTCACAGCCAAGCCGCGCTGGCCACAGTGCTCAACCCTATTACGCGCGTGCTTGCCGCTAGCCTGATTGCCTTCTGGGGCGGGGAGTTCGTCAACTCCTACGTGCTGGCTAAGATGAAGCTGTTTACCAAGGGACGCTGGCTTTGGACGCGTACCGTAGGTTCTACCGTTGCCGGCCAGGCGGTGGACACTATTCTGGTCATCGTCGTACTCTTCTACGGCAAATATTCCTGGCTGCTTATGGGCAAACTCATCGTTTCCGGATACCTATTCAAAGTGACGTATGAAGTTCTAGCCACCCCGTTAACCTATTGGGTAGTGAACTCGCTCAAGCGCGCTGAAGGCGTGGATGTCTACGATCGAGGTACGAATTTCAATCCGTTTGGCAAGGAGCAGGTGAAGGAGTCGCAGGAAGCAACGGCGTGA
- a CDS encoding CarD family transcriptional regulator: MNDNIGFRIGDKVVYPNHGVGVIEQINSRTLGAISEKFYLLKFKASSLKVEIPFRNIGAVGLRRVIKNGDVQKILDFLIDGKCENHTDWKFRFKENSDKMRTGSLLDVAVVLKGLLILNQTKPLSFREKKMLERARYLLVSELALAKNVAEPEVEDLLTKALAKSRLRFPDVVAEA; this comes from the coding sequence ATGAATGACAATATCGGTTTCCGGATTGGCGATAAGGTTGTTTATCCCAATCACGGCGTAGGCGTCATCGAGCAGATTAATAGCCGGACACTCGGCGCAATATCAGAAAAGTTCTATCTGCTTAAATTCAAAGCCAGCAGCCTGAAAGTGGAGATCCCGTTCCGCAATATCGGAGCGGTAGGTCTTCGCCGGGTCATTAAGAACGGTGACGTCCAGAAGATCCTGGATTTCCTCATAGACGGCAAATGCGAGAACCACACCGACTGGAAGTTCCGCTTTAAAGAGAATTCGGATAAGATGCGCACCGGTTCTCTGCTCGATGTGGCCGTCGTGCTCAAAGGCTTGCTCATCCTGAACCAGACCAAACCGCTCTCTTTCCGTGAAAAGAAGATGCTGGAACGCGCGCGTTATCTTCTGGTGAGTGAGTTGGCCCTGGCCAAAAATGTCGCCGAGCCTGAAGTTGAGGACTTGCTGACCAAGGCCTTGGCTAAATCCAGGCTGCGCTTCCCAGATGTAGTGGCAGAAGCGTAA
- a CDS encoding AI-2E family transporter codes for MTRGPIEDVSIKAEESSSASAQTTDKMGATAVPKAPNGEQSAAAVVAPEAPVSSSAASSSAELTWTADNHPHRRVSDKTRRSILAGQTIVAIAVVLTICYVAKLVLVTLLFSILLAFILFPVMDFLERMKFPRAFASLLAVLLLGAAIYAAAYFGYSRAVDFVQTLPTYTHKIEGALMQFREQAQRFQKSTEAVLPETSEDKKTLKVQQQTSWVDWVTSSLGTVGEVAFSISFMPFLVYFMLSWHDHVRASTVMLFSMENRNTAYTTLGRISAMIHSFINGNIIVGLFTSIASLVVFWYLHLPYFYFLGFISGFLTLVPYLGVVLAMIPPLAAGFGQVHGGGMLTIVLTVLGLHVFAINILYPKLIGRRLQLNPLAVTIALLIWGWLWGAVGLILAVPLTAALKIIFDHVESLRPYGAWLGE; via the coding sequence ATGACCCGGGGTCCAATCGAAGACGTTTCTATCAAGGCAGAGGAAAGCAGCTCCGCCTCGGCGCAGACTACCGACAAAATGGGTGCGACCGCAGTTCCAAAAGCACCAAACGGGGAGCAGTCTGCAGCGGCGGTGGTTGCTCCTGAAGCTCCTGTTTCTTCTTCAGCCGCTTCTTCCTCGGCTGAGCTGACGTGGACAGCCGACAACCACCCGCACCGCCGTGTCAGCGATAAAACTCGTCGTTCCATTCTCGCCGGACAAACCATCGTCGCCATAGCCGTGGTCCTGACCATCTGTTATGTCGCCAAACTCGTGCTGGTCACTCTGCTGTTTTCGATTCTATTGGCCTTCATTCTCTTTCCGGTGATGGATTTCCTCGAGCGGATGAAATTTCCGCGGGCCTTCGCCTCCTTGCTGGCGGTGTTGCTGCTGGGCGCTGCCATCTATGCGGCCGCCTACTTCGGCTATAGCCGGGCGGTTGATTTCGTCCAGACCCTGCCCACCTACACCCACAAGATTGAGGGCGCCCTGATGCAGTTCCGTGAGCAGGCCCAGAGGTTCCAGAAGAGCACGGAAGCGGTGCTCCCGGAAACCAGCGAAGATAAAAAGACGCTTAAGGTCCAGCAACAAACCAGTTGGGTGGATTGGGTCACCAGCAGCCTGGGGACGGTGGGTGAAGTTGCGTTCTCCATTTCGTTCATGCCGTTTCTGGTTTATTTCATGTTGAGCTGGCATGACCATGTGCGCGCCTCGACCGTAATGCTGTTCAGCATGGAAAATCGCAATACCGCATACACCACGCTGGGGCGCATCTCGGCCATGATCCACAGCTTTATTAATGGCAACATCATTGTGGGATTATTTACCTCCATCGCCAGCCTGGTGGTCTTCTGGTATCTGCATTTGCCCTATTTCTATTTTCTCGGCTTTATCAGCGGATTTCTTACTTTGGTCCCCTACCTGGGGGTGGTCTTGGCAATGATTCCGCCCTTGGCTGCCGGATTCGGCCAGGTCCACGGCGGCGGCATGCTCACCATTGTGCTTACCGTGCTGGGATTGCACGTATTCGCCATTAACATTCTTTATCCCAAACTGATTGGCCGGCGATTGCAGTTAAATCCTCTGGCGGTGACCATCGCTCTCCTCATCTGGGGATGGCTCTGGGGAGCCGTGGGCCTCATTCTCGCTGTACCACTGACCGCCGCCCTGAAAATCATCTTCGATCACGTGGAGTCGTTGCGTCCCTATGGCGCATGGCTTGGGGAGTAA
- the greA gene encoding transcription elongation factor GreA encodes MPEHIRKKLEEEIRALEHELHHELPKEIKTAVALGDLSENAEYQTAKQRQTFVDARLAQLKKRMAELSMINLANIPKDKVAFGSTVRVYDTSKDEKIEYKLVTSEESDVAKGLISTTSPIGRALMGKKVGDTATVVTPAGKRELEVLKLSTIHDEG; translated from the coding sequence ATGCCTGAACATATTAGGAAAAAATTGGAAGAAGAGATAAGGGCGCTTGAGCATGAACTGCATCACGAATTGCCCAAAGAGATAAAGACCGCAGTTGCCTTGGGCGATTTGAGTGAGAACGCCGAATATCAGACGGCCAAGCAACGCCAAACTTTCGTGGATGCACGCCTGGCGCAGCTCAAGAAGCGCATGGCCGAGCTTTCCATGATCAATTTGGCGAATATCCCGAAAGATAAGGTCGCCTTCGGCTCGACCGTGCGGGTGTACGACACTTCCAAAGATGAGAAGATCGAATACAAACTGGTGACCAGCGAGGAATCGGATGTGGCCAAAGGTTTGATCTCCACCACCTCTCCCATAGGCCGGGCGCTCATGGGAAAGAAAGTGGGAGACACCGCCACCGTTGTTACTCCTGCCGGAAAACGCGAACTTGAAGTCCTGAAACTGAGCACGATTCACGACGAAGGGTAG